The Magnolia sinica isolate HGM2019 chromosome 10, MsV1, whole genome shotgun sequence genome includes a window with the following:
- the LOC131217181 gene encoding ribulose bisphosphate carboxylase small subunit, chloroplastic 3-like has protein sequence MSAGIVFTSLPGTGHLGLKPTSQQLFPAKDTIGWARKTTSNGSKTHCMKTWNPINNKKFETLSYLQPLSDSSIAKQIDYMISNGWIPCLEFDEVGHIHRSNSRIPGYYDGRYWTLWKLPMFGCSDSSQVLDEINGCKKAYPNAYIRCLAFDNKRQAQCLAFVIQKPNSTPNEDT, from the exons atgtctgcagGAATCGTCTTCACCTCTCTTCCAGGAACAGGCCACCTGGGCCTGAAGCCCACTTCCCAACAGCTATTTCCAGCCAAGGACACAATCGGGTGGGCTAGGAAAACAACATCCAACGGCTCAAAAACACACTGCATGAAG ACGTGGAATCCCATCAACAACAAGAAGTTCGAGACGCTCTCATACCTTCAGCCTCTTTCGGACAGTTCGATTGCGAAGCAGATCGATTACATGATCTCCAATGGGTGGATCCCATGCTTGGAATTTGATGAG gtgggccacatccatcggTCCAACAGCCGAATTCCAGGTTACTATGATGGACGGTACTGGACGCTCTGGAAGCTGCCCATGTTTGGATGCTCGGATTCATCACAGGTTCTCGATGAGATCAACGGCTGCAAGAAGGCGTACCCAAACGCCTACATCCGCTGTCTGGCCTTTGACAACAAGCGTCAGGCCCAATGCTTGGCTTTTGTCATTCAAAAGCCCAACTCCACACCTAACGAAGATACTtga